From Garra rufa chromosome 19, GarRuf1.0, whole genome shotgun sequence, the proteins below share one genomic window:
- the wdr55 gene encoding WD repeat-containing protein 55 — MAAPTEHEDSYEQEETEEEPKAPKIKDTPEDIKLEAIVNTIAFHPNRDILAAGDIDGDIYLFSYSCTEGENKELWSSGHHLKSCRKVLFSSDGQKLYSVSKDKAVHIMDAEAGKLLTRIPKAHDVPINALLLVDENIFATGDDEGTLKVWDMRKGTSFMDLKHHDDYISDITIDQDKRILLTTSGDGTMGVFNIKRRRFELLSEFQNGDLTSVCIMKRGRKVVCGSGEGSIYIFNWNGFGATSDRFTIQAESVDCIVPITDNILCAASSDGVIRAVSVLPNRVVGSVGQHVKMSIEEMAKSRDTRFLASCAHDELIKFWDISSLPHMKVNDYRRRKKKDRRLKALSNKAFDTGQDFFSGLVDSTEENSKKEEEEEEEEEEDDDSDSGSD; from the exons ATGGCGGCCCCCACAGAACACGAGGATTCATATGAACAA GAGGAGACTGAAGAAGAACCCAAAGCTCCAAAGATCAAAGACACCCCAGAAGATATCAAACTAGAGGCCATCGTCAACACAATAGCATTTCATCCTAATCGAGATATTCTAGCAGCTGGAGACATTGATGGAGACATTTAtct ATTTTCATATTCCTGCACCGAAGGAGAAAACAAAGAGCTGTGGTCATCAGGACATCATCTGAAGTCCTGCAGGAAGGTGCTGTTCTCCAGCGATGGACAGA AGCTCTACAGTGTGTCTAAAGACAAGGCTGTTCACATCATGGATGCAGAGGCTGGAAAACTGCTGACACGCATCCCCAAAGCTCACGA CGTCCCCATCAATGCGCTGCTGCTGGTGGATGAGAATATATTTGCGACGGGAGATGACGAGGGAACGCTGAAGGTTTGGGACATGAGGAAAGGAACCTCATTTATGGATCTGAAGCATCATGATGATTATATTAGCGATATCACCATCGATCAGGACAAGCGGATCCTGCTCACCACCAG tGGCGATGGCACTATGGGTGTGTTCAATATTAAAAGACGAAGATTCGAACTGCTTTCCGAGTTCCAGAATGGAGATCTAACGTCTGTTTGCATTATGAAA AGAGGCCGGAAGGTGGTTTGTGGATCTGGCGAGGGCAGCATATACATTTTTAACTGGAATGGTTTCGGAGCCACCAGCGACCGCTTTACCATTCAGGCTGAGTCTGTGGATTGCATTGTTCCCATTACAGACAACATTCTGTGTGCCGCTTCCTCTGACGGCGTGATCAG AGCTGTCAGTGTGTTGCCCAATCGTGTGGTGGGCAGCGTGGGGCAGCATGTCAAAATGTCCATCGAGGAGATGGCCAAATCCAGAGACACGCGTTTCCTGGCGAGCTGCGCTCACGACGAGCTCATCAAATTCTGGGACATCTCCAGCTTACCCCACATGAAAGTCAACGATTATCGGCGGAGAAAGAAGAAAGACAGACGCCTCAAAGCTCTGAGCAACAAAGCTTTCGACACAGGACAGGATTTCTTCTCCGGCCTTGTGGACTCAACGGAGGAAAACagtaaaaaagaagaagaagaagaagaggaggaggaagaagatgACGACAGTGACAGTGGAAGCGACTGA
- the LOC141292797 gene encoding 15-hydroxyprostaglandin dehydrogenase [NAD(+)] — translation MDLKDKVAVVTGAAQGLGRSFVEILLKNGSKVALIDVNKSVGDELKSELDQEYGRDRTEFYTADVTSEEDFKGVLEKIVKAFGHIDIFCNNAGIINEKHWEKTIAVNLGGVVRGTYLALEHMKKENGGHGGVIINIASMAGLGPLPMAPIYTATKHGVVGFSRAMAAVSKLSNYGVRINILCPWFVKTNLLSVFNSEEHIERFLPLKAMTEKMMQTSGCLEAEVVAKAFLVLVKDESKNGEALMIDPEGAVFIMFPERGKDFPSTPVSLD, via the exons ATGGATCTGAAGGATAAAGTGGCTGTGGTGACCGGAGCAGCTCAGGGTTTGGGCAGAAGCTTTGTCGAAATACTCCTGAAAAACGGCTCAAAG GTGGCTTTAATCGATGTGAATAAATCCGTGGGAGATGAACTGAAGAGCGAGCTTGATCAGGAGTACGGACGTGACAGGACTGAATTCTACACGGCCGACGTCACATCAGAGGAAGACTTCAAAG GAGTTTTGGAGAAAATTGTTAAAGCATTTGGCCATATAGACATTTTCTGCAACAATGCAGGGATCATCAATGAAAAGCACTGGGAAAAAACTATTGCAGTCAACCTG GGTGGAGTGGTCAGAGGAACATATCTGGCTCTAGAGCATATGAAGAAGGAGAACGGCGGTCATGGAGGAGTCATCATCAACATTGCATCTATGGCAG GTTTGGGTCCTCTGCCAATGGCACCCATCTACACAGCGACTAAACATGGTGTGGTGGGGTTCAGTCGAGCGATGGCG GCTGTTTCCAAGCTGTCTAACTATGGGGTGAGGATCAACATTCTCTGCCCGTGGTTTGTGAAGACCAACCTTCTGTCCGTCTTTAATTCAGAAGAACATATTGAACGCTTTCTTCCGTTGAAGGCAATGACAGAAAAGATGATGCAGACAAGCGGCTGTCTGGA GGCTGAGGTTGTGGCCAAGGCTTTTCTTGTTCTGGTGAAAGATGAGAGTAAGAATGGAGAAGCTCTGATGATCGATCCTGAGGGggctgtttttattatgtttccTGAACGAGGCAAAGACTTCCCATCTACTCCAGTCAGTCTGGATTAA